Proteins encoded within one genomic window of Prauserella marina:
- a CDS encoding heme ABC transporter ATP-binding protein, which translates to MRILARADSHVPVPATAGDPLAEATAVVVTAGGTRLLDGVSLTVHAGEVLALVGPNGAGKSTLLGVLAGDTPPSSGRVAIHGRPAKAWSTVELARRRSVLPQHNPVSFPFTVRAVVEMGRAPWEGTPAEDDDERAVAAALADTGLTGFTERIHPTLSGGEQARTALARVLAQSAGLLLLDEPTAAMDLRHQEQVLTLARARAEAGAGVLVVLHDLGLAAAHADRVAVLSSGGLAAVGPPGQVCEPGLLSEVYQHPVEVISHPRTGKPIVLPYRE; encoded by the coding sequence GTGAGAATCCTCGCGCGTGCCGATTCGCATGTTCCAGTACCGGCGACGGCGGGCGACCCGCTCGCCGAGGCGACCGCCGTCGTGGTGACCGCGGGAGGGACCCGGCTGCTCGACGGTGTTTCCCTTACCGTGCACGCGGGTGAGGTGCTCGCGCTGGTCGGACCCAACGGCGCGGGCAAGTCGACCTTGCTCGGTGTGCTCGCCGGTGACACCCCGCCCTCATCAGGGAGGGTCGCGATCCACGGAAGGCCGGCGAAAGCGTGGTCCACAGTGGAACTCGCGCGGCGCAGATCGGTGCTGCCCCAGCACAATCCCGTTTCGTTCCCGTTCACCGTGCGGGCGGTGGTCGAGATGGGCCGCGCGCCGTGGGAGGGCACGCCGGCCGAGGACGACGACGAAAGGGCCGTGGCAGCCGCGCTGGCCGACACCGGGCTCACCGGCTTCACCGAGCGGATCCACCCGACGCTGTCGGGCGGCGAGCAGGCACGCACGGCACTGGCCCGCGTGCTCGCGCAGTCGGCGGGCTTGCTGTTGCTCGACGAGCCAACCGCCGCGATGGATCTCCGTCATCAGGAACAGGTACTCACGCTCGCGCGCGCCCGCGCCGAAGCGGGAGCCGGGGTGCTGGTGGTACTGCACGATCTCGGTCTCGCCGCTGCGCACGCCGACCGCGTCGCCGTGCTCTCCTCCGGCGGGCTCGCCGCTGTCGGCCCGCCGGGACAGGTGTGCGAGCCGGGACTGCTGAGCGAGGTCTACCAGCATCCCGTCGAGGTGATCAGCCATCCACGTACCGGAAAACCCATCGTCCTGCCGTACCGGGAATGA
- a CDS encoding alpha/beta fold hydrolase → MVRIDLLGHGGSAKPAEGYGIAEHAGRVAAVLDHLGVREAVVAGHSTGGAVATSLAEQRGDLVSAVSLIDTGPRMDAFLDDSLAGRLMTTPVVGELIWRLRTDGALRDALSTAFTRDIDVPERIVADVRVMTYRSLTATDEGSTAYLEHRAIPDRLAALALPTLVLFGSADQRWRPSSAKDYRRVPGARIEILDGVGHTPMMEDPGATGALPRDFVIDAASR, encoded by the coding sequence GTGGTGCGGATCGATCTGCTCGGGCACGGTGGCTCCGCCAAACCGGCCGAGGGGTACGGCATCGCCGAGCACGCGGGCAGGGTGGCTGCCGTGCTCGATCACCTCGGGGTGCGCGAGGCCGTCGTGGCCGGGCATTCCACCGGCGGTGCCGTCGCGACGTCGCTCGCCGAGCAGCGCGGCGACCTCGTCTCGGCTGTCTCGCTGATCGACACCGGCCCGCGCATGGACGCGTTCCTCGATGACAGTCTCGCGGGGCGGCTGATGACGACGCCGGTGGTGGGGGAGCTGATCTGGCGGTTGCGCACCGACGGAGCGCTCCGCGACGCGCTGAGCACCGCGTTCACCCGCGACATCGACGTCCCCGAGCGGATCGTCGCCGACGTCAGGGTCATGACCTACCGGAGTCTCACCGCGACCGACGAGGGCTCCACCGCCTACCTTGAGCACCGGGCCATCCCCGACCGGCTCGCCGCTCTCGCCCTGCCGACTCTGGTGCTCTTCGGCTCAGCGGACCAACGCTGGCGGCCGTCCTCGGCCAAGGACTACCGTCGCGTACCCGGCGCCCGGATCGAGATCCTCGACGGCGTCGGCCACACCCCGATGATGGAGGACCCCGGCGCCACCGGCGCTCTGCCGCGCGATTTCGTCATCGATGCCGCGTCACGGTGA
- a CDS encoding HtaA domain-containing protein: MSRSATLRRLGAAAATLSLLAGTALAAGPAAAQDTGGDETSGLHWGIKQSWRNYMNAFGGTITPSGGAVLDPDPELPAPKPYVWPEEASTFDPATGTGTVEFGGAVSFSMPAHFIWDFTFAEPAVTFEGDGTGTLSGTVSYAFYGTRDNPEQVQEPTEVVFADLTFEGAPAAEGGTVAATISSAVLTEEGAAAFAGFYEPGAELDAGALTFAVPDSEPPPQGEPAVTVTPSKGLDPDGAEVTIKGTNFAHDGNDGKGYRLRVGPGLDGLKDPGAGGAYLLDREIPVADDGTWTVTTTVKAAYTGTDGVSRTAKDTPFSVHTFAWESRDTTWDTTTPLAFASTPDVPGPGDGDGNGDGDKDDPAPSCVLTPDDAAKGDLVWGLKKSFRNYVGVGIGGARGNSITAGDGAVITDIDEVVRDGTPNPAGVPTGAYRFAFGSADYRSADEFTVSYRGTVTFAYPSHFFTFVLGDPEVVVEGGTGTLRADVELRAEEGAPSESVNLPGVALAELDLAGAEVRDEGGALAIEDIAATLASDEAFAGFYTAGTELDPVSLTLGAECAQLPGGNGGNTGGIGAGGGSGNNLVPSVQFRPQAGANGLAQTGMGAWPVYAGLSLLVGGVALTLLARRRAGASDT, from the coding sequence GTGTCGAGAAGTGCGACTTTACGAAGACTGGGTGCCGCCGCGGCGACGCTGAGCCTGCTCGCCGGCACGGCGCTCGCGGCCGGACCCGCCGCCGCGCAGGACACCGGCGGTGACGAGACCTCCGGTCTGCACTGGGGTATCAAGCAATCGTGGCGCAACTACATGAACGCCTTCGGCGGAACGATCACCCCTTCGGGAGGTGCCGTGCTGGATCCCGACCCGGAACTGCCGGCGCCGAAGCCGTACGTGTGGCCGGAGGAAGCGTCCACATTCGACCCCGCGACAGGTACGGGCACCGTGGAGTTCGGCGGGGCGGTGAGTTTCTCGATGCCCGCGCACTTCATCTGGGACTTCACCTTCGCCGAACCCGCGGTCACCTTCGAAGGCGATGGCACCGGCACGCTGTCGGGGACGGTCAGCTACGCGTTCTACGGCACGCGGGACAACCCCGAACAGGTACAGGAGCCGACCGAGGTCGTCTTCGCCGACCTGACCTTCGAAGGCGCCCCCGCCGCCGAGGGGGGCACCGTGGCCGCCACGATCTCCTCGGCCGTGCTGACCGAGGAAGGCGCGGCGGCGTTCGCGGGCTTCTACGAGCCGGGCGCCGAACTCGACGCGGGCGCGCTGACCTTCGCCGTGCCGGACAGCGAACCGCCACCGCAGGGAGAGCCCGCCGTCACGGTGACGCCGTCGAAGGGTCTCGACCCCGATGGCGCCGAGGTGACCATCAAGGGCACCAATTTCGCGCACGATGGCAATGACGGCAAGGGGTACCGCCTGCGGGTCGGCCCCGGCCTCGACGGGCTCAAGGACCCCGGTGCGGGCGGCGCCTACCTGCTGGATCGCGAGATCCCGGTCGCCGACGACGGAACCTGGACGGTCACCACGACCGTGAAGGCGGCCTACACCGGCACCGACGGGGTTTCCAGGACAGCGAAGGACACCCCGTTTTCCGTGCACACCTTCGCGTGGGAGTCGCGGGACACCACGTGGGACACCACGACTCCGCTGGCGTTCGCGTCCACACCGGACGTACCCGGGCCCGGCGACGGAGACGGCAACGGGGACGGCGACAAGGACGACCCAGCGCCGTCCTGTGTGCTGACGCCGGACGACGCGGCCAAGGGAGACCTGGTGTGGGGACTGAAGAAGAGCTTCCGCAACTACGTCGGGGTCGGGATCGGCGGCGCGCGGGGTAACAGCATCACCGCAGGCGACGGTGCCGTGATCACCGACATCGACGAGGTCGTCCGTGACGGCACGCCGAACCCTGCCGGGGTTCCCACCGGTGCCTACCGCTTCGCGTTCGGCTCAGCCGACTACCGCTCCGCCGACGAGTTCACCGTGAGCTACCGGGGCACGGTCACCTTCGCCTACCCTTCGCACTTCTTCACCTTCGTGCTCGGTGACCCGGAGGTCGTCGTCGAAGGCGGCACCGGAACACTGCGCGCCGACGTCGAACTGCGGGCAGAGGAAGGCGCCCCGAGCGAGTCGGTGAACCTGCCGGGCGTCGCACTGGCCGAGCTCGACCTCGCCGGAGCCGAGGTGCGCGACGAGGGCGGGGCGCTGGCGATCGAGGACATCGCGGCGACGCTGGCCAGTGACGAGGCGTTCGCGGGCTTCTACACGGCTGGTACCGAACTCGACCCGGTCTCGCTGACACTCGGAGCGGAGTGCGCGCAATTGCCCGGCGGCAACGGCGGCAACACCGGCGGCATCGGCGCCGGTGGTGGGTCAGGCAACAACCTTGTGCCCTCGGTGCAGTTCCGGCCGCAGGCTGGAGCGAACGGCCTCGCCCAGACCGGCATGGGCGCGTGGCCGGTCTACGCGGGATTGTCCTTGCTCGTCGGAGGTGTCGCGTTGACGCTGCTGGCTCGCCGTCGCGCCGGTGCCTCGGACACCTAG
- a CDS encoding heme/hemin ABC transporter substrate-binding protein: MFIRARSRRFAAGVALASVVLVLAGCGSAPQPTRAARVPEGNADQTPLSELTPVADPRSYEGPSTAIVAQPDIVPVEPAPRPRLPVTVTDHQGTQVTVDDASRVLALDRSGTLAATVFGLGLGDRVVGRDSSTGFPAARDLPLVTSNGHQLNSEAVLKLRPSVVLTDTTLGPWSVVLQLRDAGIPVVVVTPRRTLDNNGDIVRAVAGALGVPEAGTELADRLDREVEAKRAEIAALAPGDETRRPRVVFLYVRGTAGVYHMFGKGSGADALISALGAVDVASEVGVNGMRPINPEALAKAKPDVILLMTGGLESVGGADGAAGIPGVAQTPAGQHRRFVDMNDYQILSFGPLSSSVLDALARALYAPDSLKAAG; this comes from the coding sequence GTGTTCATACGGGCAAGATCGCGGCGGTTCGCCGCGGGGGTCGCACTGGCGAGTGTCGTGCTGGTGCTCGCGGGATGCGGGAGCGCGCCGCAGCCAACGCGGGCCGCGCGAGTCCCCGAGGGAAACGCCGACCAGACTCCGCTTTCCGAACTCACCCCGGTCGCCGATCCTCGCTCGTACGAGGGGCCTTCCACCGCGATCGTGGCCCAGCCCGACATCGTGCCCGTCGAACCCGCGCCGCGGCCCCGGCTGCCCGTGACCGTCACCGATCACCAGGGCACCCAGGTCACGGTCGACGACGCCAGCAGGGTCCTCGCGCTGGATCGCTCCGGCACTCTCGCCGCGACCGTGTTCGGCCTCGGCCTCGGAGACCGCGTCGTCGGAAGGGATTCCTCGACGGGCTTTCCCGCCGCGCGCGACCTTCCGCTCGTCACGAGCAACGGTCACCAGCTCAACTCCGAGGCGGTCCTGAAGTTGCGGCCGAGCGTCGTACTCACCGACACGACGCTCGGCCCGTGGAGTGTCGTACTGCAACTGCGCGACGCCGGAATCCCGGTCGTCGTGGTGACTCCGCGGCGCACCCTGGACAACAACGGTGACATCGTGCGTGCGGTCGCCGGTGCGCTCGGCGTTCCGGAAGCGGGTACCGAACTCGCCGACCGGCTCGACCGCGAGGTCGAGGCGAAGCGGGCGGAGATCGCGGCACTCGCACCCGGCGACGAGACCCGCAGGCCCCGCGTCGTCTTTCTGTACGTACGGGGCACCGCCGGGGTGTATCACATGTTCGGCAAGGGATCCGGCGCCGACGCGCTCATCTCCGCGCTGGGCGCGGTCGACGTGGCGAGCGAGGTCGGCGTCAACGGCATGCGCCCGATCAACCCCGAGGCACTGGCAAAGGCCAAACCCGACGTCATCCTGCTGATGACGGGCGGACTCGAATCGGTAGGCGGCGCCGATGGCGCGGCCGGAATCCCCGGCGTGGCACAGACTCCCGCCGGACAGCACCGTCGCTTCGTCGACATGAACGACTACCAGATCCTCAGTTTCGGGCCACTGTCCTCGTCCGTGCTCGACGCGCTCGCCAGGGCGCTCTACGCGCCGGACTCCCTCAAGGCGGCGGGATGA
- a CDS encoding DinB family protein: MNETPERWSKASVYPDMWADPAEDPRNTGNVSPDGELATLLDYINDYRLTLRLKCEGLDPAQLALRSVPPSTMSLLGIVRHLAEVERDWRSWVKPDEREPKLYGAGDAAFEEASAEQALVAAAFADLAREQEATDALLAEYPDLGERVGKIGIAVRELWVHRVEEYARHCGHADLLRERIDGRVGQ, translated from the coding sequence ATGAACGAGACACCAGAACGCTGGAGCAAGGCCAGTGTCTACCCGGACATGTGGGCCGACCCCGCCGAGGACCCCCGCAACACGGGCAACGTCAGCCCGGACGGCGAACTCGCGACGCTGCTGGACTACATCAACGATTACCGGCTGACCCTGCGTTTGAAGTGCGAGGGGCTGGATCCGGCACAACTGGCACTGCGGTCGGTTCCGCCCTCGACCATGTCGCTACTGGGCATCGTCCGCCACCTCGCGGAGGTCGAGCGGGACTGGCGTAGCTGGGTCAAGCCGGACGAGCGGGAACCGAAACTCTACGGAGCGGGTGACGCCGCCTTCGAGGAAGCGAGCGCCGAGCAAGCACTCGTTGCTGCCGCTTTCGCTGATCTGGCCAGGGAACAGGAGGCGACCGACGCGCTGCTCGCCGAATATCCGGATCTCGGCGAGCGGGTCGGCAAGATCGGTATCGCCGTCCGAGAACTGTGGGTTCACCGCGTCGAGGAGTACGCGCGCCACTGCGGGCACGCCGACCTGCTGCGCGAACGGATCGACGGACGGGTCGGTCAATAG
- a CDS encoding helix-turn-helix domain-containing protein, translated as MRPSGRTTGPATRWEIARPSRTSPLPGVDMAGFRIDEPASLRAIPHPAVTVAFEFAGRSFDIDAEGSPGSMRSAAIAAGLAFGAFQVRAGGVECVQIRLSPPVALSVLGLPLAELRDNVIPLDDLWGRDAPRLRDRLHHARTWHERFALIEAELSRRLSAGTTADPEVAWTWRQIVASRGKTQVGDLAARTGWSRQRLWSRFAAQFGLSPKRAAMLVRFDHAVHRLVDGHAPARVAAEGGYADQSHLHHDIRAFAGTTPSLAEAEPWLTADERAWPEPR; from the coding sequence GTGCGCCCCTCCGGCCGGACAACCGGCCCCGCCACGCGCTGGGAAATCGCGCGGCCCTCGCGAACGAGCCCGCTGCCGGGAGTCGACATGGCCGGATTTCGCATCGACGAACCGGCCAGCCTGCGAGCCATTCCCCATCCAGCCGTGACCGTGGCCTTCGAATTCGCAGGCCGCTCCTTCGACATCGATGCCGAAGGAAGCCCCGGTTCGATGCGATCGGCCGCCATCGCGGCTGGACTCGCGTTCGGTGCCTTCCAGGTGCGCGCCGGCGGAGTCGAATGTGTACAGATCCGGCTTTCCCCGCCGGTCGCCCTTTCCGTGCTCGGACTCCCGCTCGCCGAGTTGCGCGACAACGTCATTCCGCTCGACGACCTGTGGGGCCGCGACGCTCCTCGCCTGCGGGACCGGTTGCATCATGCGCGGACCTGGCACGAGCGCTTCGCGCTGATCGAGGCCGAACTGTCACGAAGGCTAAGCGCCGGAACAACGGCCGACCCCGAGGTGGCGTGGACCTGGCGGCAGATCGTCGCCAGTCGTGGCAAGACCCAGGTCGGCGACCTCGCGGCCAGAACCGGCTGGAGCCGCCAGCGCCTGTGGTCACGCTTCGCCGCCCAGTTCGGCCTGAGCCCGAAACGTGCGGCCATGCTGGTCCGGTTCGATCACGCCGTGCACCGCCTCGTCGACGGGCACGCACCCGCGCGGGTGGCGGCCGAGGGCGGCTACGCCGATCAATCCCACCTCCACCACGACATCCGCGCCTTCGCGGGGACAACCCCTTCCCTCGCCGAGGCTGAACCGTGGCTGACAGCCGACGAACGGGCCTGGCCGGAACCTCGATAG
- a CDS encoding UbiA prenyltransferase family protein: MTAQPSTVSDLITVHRLTHPMPIMLACYGVWGACFAAIVTDVDWLLAIPALVANMLFFAAGLALNTVADAESDKFHGEKRSLAFAVGRISPRNTLYWAIGEILCGLGLVVVISVLTGRWQVLACALAIVAAHLAYNLRPLRLKHRGWPGSVVFGLGTTTLPVLLSYAAVAAHLDTLVAVIAAGLGIMCTGRTAWWSVPDLDGDRKAGDGTPAVRHGAARTTGTASATMAVGVAVVASGLSALLGFGLAAVAVAMHVVVLAIAIAPLTGARIPLASWAGKRVLLFVTLGELSLALVPLAAA; the protein is encoded by the coding sequence GTGACGGCTCAGCCGAGCACCGTGTCCGACCTGATCACCGTTCACCGCCTCACCCATCCGATGCCCATCATGCTGGCCTGCTACGGCGTGTGGGGCGCGTGCTTCGCGGCGATCGTGACGGACGTCGACTGGCTGCTCGCGATTCCCGCCCTCGTCGCCAACATGTTGTTCTTCGCCGCGGGCCTCGCGCTCAACACCGTCGCCGACGCCGAGTCGGACAAGTTCCACGGTGAGAAGCGAAGCCTGGCCTTCGCGGTAGGCCGCATCTCGCCGAGGAACACGCTCTACTGGGCGATCGGCGAGATCCTGTGTGGTCTCGGGCTCGTGGTCGTGATCTCCGTGCTCACCGGCCGCTGGCAGGTCCTCGCCTGCGCGCTGGCCATCGTCGCGGCACACCTCGCCTACAATCTGCGCCCGTTACGCCTGAAGCACAGGGGCTGGCCGGGCTCCGTCGTGTTCGGACTCGGCACCACCACCCTGCCGGTCCTGCTGTCGTATGCGGCCGTCGCCGCTCACCTCGACACCCTGGTCGCCGTCATTGCCGCGGGGCTGGGGATCATGTGCACCGGCCGGACCGCGTGGTGGTCGGTGCCGGATCTCGACGGTGATCGCAAGGCAGGGGACGGAACTCCCGCGGTACGCCACGGTGCCGCGCGGACCACCGGCACCGCGAGCGCCACGATGGCGGTGGGGGTCGCCGTCGTGGCGAGCGGCCTCAGCGCGCTGCTCGGTTTCGGTCTCGCCGCGGTGGCGGTGGCAATGCACGTCGTCGTGCTCGCGATCGCGATCGCACCGCTGACCGGAGCCCGGATTCCCTTGGCTTCCTGGGCAGGCAAGCGAGTTCTGCTGTTCGTCACGCTGGGCGAGCTGAGCCTCGCGCTGGTTCCGCTCGCCGCCGCGTGA
- a CDS encoding FecCD family ABC transporter permease, producing MTATASPPATSGADTVAPARRRPVRVVVLFTVLVAGLVVVSVVSAAVGQFGIPVSQVVGSVLDRVGIDVLAGPGDPFAEAALWDVRFPRVVLALLVGGVLGVCGALMQGCFGNPLAEPGVVGVSSGAAVGACLSIVFGWTFLGSFTTPALAFCTGLATTLAVYVLARSKGKAGVVTMILTGVAVNAVAGAAISFLVFAGDQAAREQIVFWQLGSLAGSRWVYVATIAPLVAVCAIVSLLLAKRLDLLALGDRQARHLGVDVEVLRLVTIVVVAVAVSAAVSYSGIIGFVGLVVPHLIRMITGPGHRVLIPASLLGGALLLVAADLLARNAFDYADLPIGMLTALVGGPFFFWLLLRTRRREGGWT from the coding sequence ATGACCGCCACCGCGAGTCCTCCCGCGACATCGGGAGCCGATACCGTCGCGCCCGCGCGCCGCCGTCCGGTCCGGGTCGTGGTGCTGTTCACCGTCCTCGTCGCCGGGCTCGTCGTCGTGAGCGTGGTTTCCGCCGCGGTAGGGCAGTTCGGCATCCCAGTGTCGCAGGTCGTCGGCTCCGTGCTCGACCGCGTCGGGATCGACGTGCTCGCCGGGCCTGGCGACCCGTTCGCCGAGGCCGCGCTGTGGGACGTGCGTTTCCCCCGCGTCGTGCTCGCACTGCTCGTCGGTGGAGTGCTCGGCGTGTGCGGCGCGCTGATGCAGGGCTGTTTCGGCAACCCGCTCGCCGAACCGGGAGTCGTCGGTGTCTCCTCAGGCGCGGCCGTCGGGGCATGTCTGTCCATTGTGTTCGGCTGGACGTTCCTCGGTTCGTTCACCACCCCGGCGCTGGCGTTCTGCACCGGCCTCGCCACGACGCTTGCCGTGTACGTACTGGCCCGTTCGAAAGGCAAGGCCGGTGTCGTGACGATGATCCTCACCGGGGTGGCCGTCAACGCGGTCGCCGGTGCCGCGATTTCCTTCCTCGTCTTCGCGGGGGATCAGGCGGCGCGGGAACAGATCGTGTTCTGGCAACTCGGCTCACTCGCGGGCAGCCGCTGGGTCTACGTCGCGACGATCGCGCCGTTGGTCGCGGTGTGCGCGATCGTGTCGCTGCTGCTGGCGAAACGGCTCGACCTGCTCGCGCTCGGCGACCGTCAGGCACGCCACCTCGGCGTCGACGTCGAGGTGCTGCGGCTGGTGACGATCGTGGTGGTCGCCGTCGCTGTGTCGGCCGCCGTGTCCTACTCCGGCATCATCGGTTTCGTCGGGCTCGTCGTTCCCCACCTGATCCGGATGATCACCGGGCCAGGCCACCGGGTGCTGATTCCCGCGAGCCTGCTCGGCGGCGCGCTGCTGCTCGTGGCAGCCGATCTGCTGGCACGCAACGCTTTCGACTACGCGGACCTGCCCATCGGCATGCTCACCGCCCTGGTCGGCGGCCCGTTCTTCTTCTGGCTCCTGTTGCGCACGCGGCGCAGGGAAGGGGGCTGGACGTGA
- a CDS encoding DUF4184 family protein, which produces MPFTLVHPAAVVPLARGPLVVSALVAGAIAPDVLYLWPLNRLALELSGDFNATLTHSFPAVLWVGPLLTLAMLLAWYAVLRRPLLSLAPPSFAGRFAAPPSPRAWVSPRFLFWVLLSAAIGATTHVVWDAVTHGDLTVLRSTEVAGMRVNRILQYISTVAGAAYLAWWVRRWWRRTTPGAVPDGLSGGARRAAFAVLAVAAVAGAVVDLLTVGLPGLELTGEIEYPVRAVLAGASAGIAIGLAAYVIAWHGAGLLRRARAGEPASR; this is translated from the coding sequence GTGCCGTTCACGCTGGTCCATCCCGCCGCCGTGGTTCCGCTCGCGCGCGGGCCGCTGGTGGTGTCGGCTCTCGTCGCGGGCGCGATCGCCCCGGACGTGCTGTATCTCTGGCCGCTGAACCGGCTGGCGCTGGAACTCTCCGGCGACTTCAACGCGACGCTCACTCATTCGTTTCCCGCCGTGCTGTGGGTGGGTCCGTTGCTCACCCTCGCCATGCTGCTGGCCTGGTACGCGGTGCTCCGGCGGCCGTTGCTGAGCCTGGCGCCCCCGTCGTTCGCTGGCAGGTTCGCGGCCCCGCCCTCGCCGAGGGCGTGGGTGTCGCCCCGGTTTCTGTTCTGGGTCCTGCTCTCGGCCGCCATCGGCGCGACGACGCATGTCGTCTGGGACGCGGTGACCCACGGCGACCTCACCGTGCTGCGTTCCACCGAGGTCGCCGGTATGCGGGTGAACCGGATCCTGCAATACATCAGCACGGTGGCGGGTGCCGCGTACCTGGCGTGGTGGGTGCGGCGCTGGTGGCGAAGGACCACGCCCGGCGCCGTGCCCGACGGCCTTTCCGGCGGGGCGCGGCGAGCCGCGTTCGCCGTACTGGCGGTGGCGGCCGTGGCAGGGGCCGTCGTCGACCTGCTCACCGTCGGGCTGCCCGGCCTGGAACTGACCGGCGAGATCGAGTACCCGGTGCGGGCGGTGCTCGCGGGGGCGAGCGCGGGTATCGCCATCGGGCTCGCCGCGTACGTGATCGCCTGGCACGGCGCCGGATTGCTCCGCCGTGCCCGCGCGGGCGAGCCAGCGAGCCGGTAG
- a CDS encoding vWA domain-containing protein, translating into MSKWGKHRGAPIGVGLLCAALAAVGAGPPASAQETTEQLAPVMVTLDASGSMAQAMPEGGTRMDSAKTALTGLVDGLDAEARLGLQVYGSQTGESPEEKAAGCEDIVTAEPVGPVDKQALSQTIDGIEPSGYTPIGAALRAAADELPDEGPRAVVLISDGIDTCAPPDPCEVAEELDAEGVELSVHAVGFQVDDEARSQLTCLADATGGSYTDATDAGELEEQLPQVVNRAQRTYEAQGTPITGTEDFPGAPAITAGQYVDTIDAGQTKYYSLSVPEGYTAHVAATAIIPGDESDAGVPRLYTRLFDPARKNCDETFDIAAMWQAHLTSTISWNAEENAGSCAAKDELYFSVEREGPDDTKFWTYDMELMVTLEPPVDGDTGPAANSTFVPFEEPSGPEQGVTGGGSFNDAVELPGSGVYTDEMALGEMATYKVELDWGESLAVQTNVDSRGIDDVITVDTSLRSSLRKRTSESATSELTLHDEQNSGDPVEMTRVLYNNREDGYPAVAGWYYITLESDPGESNETMPVRLSVSKGGEAVEAPDYVSAEGLPEGPVTESGGKQGAGAQRDDVVRTARVEEKGLPAWGWILIAGAGAAVLTGGGLLAFRGRTHR; encoded by the coding sequence GTGAGCAAGTGGGGGAAGCATCGCGGCGCACCGATCGGAGTCGGTCTGCTGTGCGCGGCGCTCGCCGCGGTGGGCGCGGGGCCGCCTGCCTCGGCGCAGGAGACGACGGAACAACTCGCGCCGGTGATGGTGACGCTCGACGCGTCGGGGTCGATGGCGCAGGCCATGCCTGAGGGCGGAACCAGAATGGACTCGGCGAAGACCGCGCTGACCGGACTTGTCGATGGGCTCGATGCCGAAGCGCGACTCGGGTTGCAGGTCTACGGCAGCCAGACTGGTGAGAGCCCTGAGGAAAAGGCGGCAGGCTGCGAGGACATCGTCACTGCCGAGCCGGTCGGTCCTGTCGACAAGCAAGCGCTCTCCCAGACGATCGACGGGATCGAACCGTCGGGGTACACGCCGATCGGCGCCGCGTTGCGCGCGGCTGCCGACGAACTGCCCGACGAAGGACCACGAGCCGTCGTGTTGATCTCCGACGGCATCGACACCTGCGCGCCACCCGACCCGTGCGAGGTCGCGGAGGAACTGGACGCCGAAGGCGTCGAACTGTCCGTGCACGCGGTCGGTTTCCAGGTCGACGACGAGGCACGGTCGCAACTCACCTGCCTCGCCGACGCGACCGGAGGCAGCTACACCGACGCCACGGACGCCGGTGAACTGGAGGAACAACTTCCCCAGGTGGTCAACCGCGCCCAGCGCACCTACGAAGCGCAGGGAACACCCATCACCGGAACCGAGGACTTCCCCGGCGCGCCCGCGATCACGGCAGGCCAGTACGTCGACACCATCGACGCGGGGCAGACCAAGTATTACTCGCTGTCCGTGCCGGAGGGCTACACCGCTCATGTCGCGGCGACGGCCATCATCCCCGGTGACGAGAGCGACGCGGGCGTTCCGAGGCTCTACACGCGACTGTTCGACCCCGCGCGGAAGAACTGCGACGAGACCTTCGACATCGCGGCAATGTGGCAGGCGCACCTGACCTCCACGATCTCGTGGAACGCCGAGGAGAACGCTGGTTCGTGCGCGGCGAAGGACGAACTGTACTTCTCGGTCGAACGGGAAGGGCCGGACGACACCAAGTTCTGGACCTATGACATGGAACTGATGGTGACGCTGGAGCCTCCGGTCGACGGCGATACGGGACCGGCGGCGAACTCGACGTTCGTGCCGTTCGAAGAGCCTTCCGGGCCCGAGCAGGGGGTGACCGGAGGCGGCAGCTTCAACGACGCCGTCGAACTTCCCGGCAGCGGGGTCTACACCGACGAGATGGCGCTCGGCGAGATGGCGACCTACAAGGTCGAACTCGACTGGGGTGAATCGCTCGCCGTGCAGACCAATGTGGACAGCCGGGGAATCGATGACGTGATCACGGTGGACACGTCGTTGCGCAGTTCCTTGCGCAAGCGGACTTCGGAGAGCGCCACGTCCGAACTCACCCTGCACGACGAACAGAACTCGGGTGATCCGGTCGAGATGACCCGTGTGCTCTACAACAACAGGGAGGACGGTTATCCCGCCGTCGCGGGCTGGTACTACATCACGCTGGAGAGCGATCCCGGTGAGAGCAACGAGACCATGCCGGTGCGCCTGTCGGTGAGCAAGGGCGGCGAGGCCGTCGAAGCACCCGACTACGTCAGCGCCGAAGGGCTTCCCGAGGGTCCCGTCACCGAGTCCGGTGGCAAGCAGGGCGCGGGAGCGCAACGGGACGACGTGGTCAGGACCGCGCGGGTGGAGGAAAAAGGTCTACCCGCATGGGGCTGGATCCTCATCGCCGGCGCGGGAGCGGCCGTGCTGACCGGCGGCGGACTGCTCGCGTTCCGGGGAAGGACGCACCGGTAG